The region TTTGGAAGGATGCATGTCTCCTCTTGTGCTGTCCCCTTATTCTGGCTGGGTCCTAGACAGAGTGATTGGGCAGCCAGGCCAAGAAATCTCACCCTCCAGAAGTTCAACACCTAAAGAATCCACTCCGCTCACAAACCGGTCACCTTCTCTGGAGAAGATCACGTCTGCTAGCCGCCAGGGCTCTTCACCGCTTTCATCTACAGAGCCAAGTGAAACCAAGGTAGCTCTCTGATTATAATACATATGTGAGCAGCAGTGAGAAAAAGGTGTGTTAACTTGCTGCCATAAATTGTCTGATAAAGGTTGTTTTTCTGCTCGGTTAAGTTGTAGGGAAAAACATGCCTAGTTCCAACTTTTTCTGTGATAAACAGGTGATGATAAAATGGGTATTAGCAAGATTTGAATAGAATAACATTTCATGGTAGGCCAAAAGCAAACTCCCTTTTTCACCGTAACTAAGGAAAACTTAATTGGAGCTATATAGGTATATGGATTAGTAGCAATGGATTCATCCATTTGGAGGGATAAGGTGACAGAGTAGGATCAGGCCTGTTGTAAGAGTCCATCAGTAACCCCCTTGGCTTCTCTGGAGTCTTTGAATGACTTAGCTGTGCTGTGGCTCTCTCTTACAAGGTAAAATGGTAGGAAGCAATGAGCAGTTGAGTTGTGGAGGTAATGGAGTTGATGAAGCACCTGAAAACAAGTGTCCATTGCTATGCATTAAATTACTTCACCACCTAATAGTGATGCTGAACAATAAAGTTTTGCGTCATCGTGGCCCCATTTAGACTTAAGAAATAAGTTGTGAGGAAAGCTTCTTAATGGAACAGCAAAATTTGATAAAAGTTATAAGAGAGATTCTGAAGACTCCTCCTGAAGAATGATTCAAAGTATAAACCTGTCTTGACTTCTTCCAGTGTACCATCTTCACTGAATGTAAAGAGAATGTGGGGAGTCTGTCTAGTCTTTCTAGGTGACAGTTAGCCTTTGTAGATGTCCTATAGGTATCTCTGCTTCCAGTTCTAGTGATTGGGAAAAGTAATTATCCCGACCTTGTTTATATGTTGGAGGATACTCAAAATGGTGAGGCTACACTACTGGGGTATATAACTACTCTAGAAAGTTGTGCATTGCTTGACTCATTTGTCTGTTTACCTACAAATAATGTGCAGATTAGGAGACTTAATTTACCTGGTTTCCTCCATGAGTTGCTGATACTGTATTCAGTCACTGATTTTGCTTATATGCTGACCACACAGGGAAATGAAGATCTTAGTCTGCTGGACATGGGCCAAGAAGTCTTTCCAGCAGTTCTGCCATCTAAAGTTACAGAAGTTGAAGGCTGCATTCGGATGTATGAAGAGATGCACAGGTTGaaaggaaaggtaaaaaaaaaccaaccccaaaccaaaaaccccgTGAGGGTCTATGTGAGTCACAGGAGAGCTACATAACCAGATGTAACAATGCTCTGGTAAAAGTAGCAGGGCAGTAAGTTATCCTAAACCTTAGAGAGTTAGGTTTAGGATAACCCCAAGTAGGCCACGTTGGTCTGCTTTGGGCAATTTAATTTGTATTCTCTTCTGTCCAAATTCTGGTGATTACTACATTGTGGTGCTTCTGGCACCTCTGCAATCTGCAGGAGGGGCTAAGGCAACggcaggagcagcaagagcagatgGTGAGGGCAGTGTACGACCTGGCAAGTGAACAACTGAAGCGCTTTGATGAACTGAAGGAGCTAAAGCAGCATCAGGAATTCCAAGATCTGCAAGAAGTAATGGAGAAGAGGTGAGATTAGCTCTGATTCTTGGTATCCTTAAAATACTATAGTGTTTAATCAGTGAGGATTAATTCTTGTTAGTGATAATTAGACATTATTCAGTCACTTGTGCTTGAAAATCtcacctgctgcttttcttacaTTAACTCTCCTGTTATTGTTTGTCTTTCAGAGTAAATCTCTGGCTACTGTTGAGGTTTCAATGgttagaaaaatactgtatttgtgACAGTTGAAGTTCCTTTAGCTtgccttattttaaaagtaacttgctgtgtgtttgtttgtattttgtcttgtgcaTGTCTTGAATccaatttttctgtctttatgtGTATTGTAGCTCAAAGGAGGCTCAgggacagcaagagaaattGAAGGAAGAACACCGACACAGAGCGAAGGTCTGAGACTTGTAAGAATTGTCTTTCGTAAAAGACCGTGACTACTCAGTGGGAAGTGGAAAGACCAATTgctttatttgtatttacatGGCACCCCTGGAGTGAGAGTATATTTTCTGGTGCTGTCCTAGACACCTGCTGCATTGTTGTGGAAATGCAGTAAAGGCACGTGTGTTGTAGGAGCAGGGAGGACCTGTGAAGCTAGAGTCATCAGACCAGGAAGGACCTGTAAAGCTGGAGTTATTTACATATCTTGTGTGTCTTGTGTCTTTTACTCCCCAGGTATTAAACCTAAAACTGCGCGAGGCAGAACAGCAGAGGCAGCGTCAGGAAGAGCTGGAGCGTTTGCGTAAGGAAGAGGGCCAGGAAAGATTGCGTCGCCTTTACTCCATCCAGGAGGAAGTGCTGCAGCTTAACCAGCAGATTGATCCCAATTATAGGCACAAAGATTTGCCAAGAATCGATCTTGCTGCATACAGTAATCGTGGCAACCAGATCTGCGGGCTGGTGTCAGGACTCATCCGCACCACAAGTGAGGTAGAGGCTCTAGAGTTGTTCTTACCTTTGGTTGTCATTCCTTCATAAAGCTTTCTGTAGTTGTCTTCAAAGGCAGCTTGTTACGAGGCCATTAAATAAGAtgtcacaaaaatgtttttagataTTCGTCCTATAGAGCATCTAATTTAAAAGGAGAACTGTTTTCTATGGCACTTTAGCTGTTCTCTTGAAAATGGCTTATAAAAATGCATGAGGATTTCTACAGGGGAAAGattcaatattaaaatattgtaaacTCTTGATGCTGTAAAGTTCCTTTTTGAGACAACCATGGAAGCAGAGTGGTTCATAAATTGTTAAATACTGAACATATTATGATTTTCCTATACTCCTACGCCTTTTTGCAGTAACTAGGTTTccttgaaaattttttttttctatgtaaaaGTGGGATACAAACCTTGAAAAACGAAACACTATAATAATGCTTAGTCTCTGTTCCAGCTTGTCACAGCTGGCTTTCTGCAGAGGAAGCTGTCTAGGCTTTGCATTGGGGTTCCTTTATACTTGTCAAAGCATGTTATTTTGTTGTCCAAGATCTTGTGAGATCTAGTCATGGACTAACATTATTTACAAATGTTACAACCAATGTCCTGTacaaataaaggagaaaaagatattttcaccGAAGGGGATAAAATGTGTAGTTGCCTCCCAGATTATCTGAAGGCTCATGCTTCAAGGGCTCCTTGCTCTTGCCATTAGTCTACAGATAATGGAACAAAAGATTGGTGCTATATTACCTACTCTGTTTCTTGACAGAGAGGTTTCCCTACTCAAGTAGATGTGGCCAATACTGAACGAGCACTGCAGGAGATGCGAGGGTTGATATCCAGCATGCAGCAAGAAATTGCTGCagctgtggaggaaaaaaggaggagagatgaagaggaagagagacagaagcagaaagagtTACTGAAAAAAGAGCAGATGAAGGCTCAGACTCCTGCCCCTGCACAGCAGACaggtggaaagcagcagaaggaaggttGGTtagactttgtttttcttttctttttctccctgcccgccccccccccccccctttccttccttatacacttttttcctgttaggCTAAATACTACTTTGGAATCTTATTGTTGTGATGACATACCTTCTCATAGCCTTTACTTTTTAGTACAACTAGCAAAATGTGTATAGGACTGCTGGCAGCaaacttttgaaattaaactgaTGCAGCATAAATTGACTGTATTAACTGACCAAAACCTGCTCTTCCTAGACAGTATGCCATATATTGAAATATTAAAGAATAACATTGTGCCTTCTTGAGAGTGTAGATAGGTCATGGGTGATATGGCAAAACATACAAGGACAGAACACTGAAATGGCTTCCTTCCTGAGAGTAAGTGAAGTCCAGATATCCTGCATGTATAAGCTACTAAGCTGAAGAAGGAGGACTCCTGTATAGCTTGCAAACTTGTAGTTCATTTATGAACATAACTTTCTAAACTAAAGTCTGGGAAAAAAGCACTCGTGCAGCTGTTGGttctttggaatttttttttttttaagttttcttaagGTTTTCTAGACTTTTGCATCTTTCTtagtcttctgcttttttttttttttttttaaatatcaggaCTTCAAGTTAAGGCAGAAGAAAGTACCATGCAGTGGTACCAGCAGCTTCAagatgctgctgagcagtgcgTTGCTTCTTTCAGTGGAATCAGCAACTGCAAAGACAACAATGAGGTATGAACAAATGATTAATACTGCTGAAGAGCAATTACCTTGATTTCTAGGGGAAACAGgacagctttcatttaaaaaaaaaaaaaaattctaacttAGCAGCCTCTGTTAACAGTCTGCTCATCCAAGCTATCATAGTAGTTTACTTGTCTGTAAAGGTTTTtaaagttgtttgtttgttctgcagGTTAAGAAGATAAAAACAGACTTGCAGAAAGCAGCTACGATCCCTGTGAGCCAGATCTCTAGAATAGCAGGTCAGGAAAATGCTAAGAACCCAATCCAACTGAAATGCCTTTTGCTGTAAAGATTTTAGTAGGACACAATATATCCAATGTTTCTATAATTATCGCTACAGCAGAAAGCTGGTATGCATACACTCCAAGTCTTGGCAGCACGGTGTTTGCTTATGTTTTCAAGGTCTGTTGCGTCCCTCAGAGGCATCTTGCTTCATCGTGATTCAGTTTCTTTAATCAGATGTAGCAAACATGCCGTTTGAGATGCCTTGCCCTTCAGGATGTAGGTCTAGTTTTTGTGAAGTTGATGTGGTCTGGTTAAGACTTGTCTGCTGTTTCCTAATCTTCTGTCTCTATACATTCCTTATATATCTGCAGGCTCTCAGCTGAGAGAGATATTTGACAAGATCAATAACCTGCTCTCTGGAAAGTCTGTTCAGAGTGGAGGGCGAACTGTATCAGTGACTCAGCATCCACAGGGTCTGGATTTTGTTTATTACAAACTTGCGGAGAAATTTGTGGTGAGGAAATTCTCTTCATTGGGGTGGCAAAGGTAGCTAGTGTTTTAAGAAGTTCATTTGGACGCTGTCCTCTGTCTTCAACTACTAAGAACAAAATTACTAGGTGTTTAGCTTGCATGTATAAATGTTCATATTGATTAGAGGAAGTGCTctttggataaaaaaaaaagaagtgaaagaccttgtttctctttccttccactCCCCTATTTT is a window of Pelecanus crispus isolate bPelCri1 chromosome 9, bPelCri1.pri, whole genome shotgun sequence DNA encoding:
- the GLE1 gene encoding mRNA export factor GLE1, which encodes MQPRQLRWETLAALRTSSKGQLSYCRHWLQDEDILEGCMSPLVLSPYSGWVLDRVIGQPGQEISPSRSSTPKESTPLTNRSPSLEKITSASRQGSSPLSSTEPSETKGNEDLSLLDMGQEVFPAVLPSKVTEVEGCIRMYEEMHRLKGKEGLRQRQEQQEQMVRAVYDLASEQLKRFDELKELKQHQEFQDLQEVMEKSSKEAQGQQEKLKEEHRHRAKVLNLKLREAEQQRQRQEELERLRKEEGQERLRRLYSIQEEVLQLNQQIDPNYRHKDLPRIDLAAYSNRGNQICGLVSGLIRTTSERGFPTQVDVANTERALQEMRGLISSMQQEIAAAVEEKRRRDEEEERQKQKELLKKEQMKAQTPAPAQQTGGKQQKEGLQVKAEESTMQWYQQLQDAAEQCVASFSGISNCKDNNEVKKIKTDLQKAATIPVSQISRIAGSQLREIFDKINNLLSGKSVQSGGRTVSVTQHPQGLDFVYYKLAEKFVNQGEEEVASHRDAAFPIAVVASGIWEIHPRVGDLFLAHLHKKCPYSVPFYPALKEGTSMEEYQRMLGYQVKDSKMEEQDHFLKRMSGMIRLYAAIIQLRWPYGNKQGTHPHGLNYGWRWLAQMLNMEPLADVTATLLFDFLEVCGNALMKQYQVQFWKMMLLIREDYFPRIEAITSSGQMGSLMRFKQFLEQCLQQKEIPLPKGALQSSFWRS